A region of Maridesulfovibrio sp. DNA encodes the following proteins:
- a CDS encoding TIGR04282 family arsenosugar biosynthesis glycosyltransferase → MKCAVIIFIKFPEPGRVKTRIGRDIGNAAAAELYTAFVEDMLVNLDKAGLEPIITYDPFQPPEKYKNWLGNRTYIPQQGNDLGERMHNALLAGFRLGYDSCLLTGSDLPDLKPESILQALKAIQKAPVCIGPANDGGYYLIGFQNNYLTDSVFKNMEWSTEKVLSETISRLEKLNIMPSILPEHQDMDTVQDLKRLSKKPNAQNLCPKSLAVLKTIFETSSAQNN, encoded by the coding sequence ATGAAATGCGCTGTCATTATTTTTATAAAATTCCCGGAACCGGGCAGGGTTAAAACGAGAATCGGTAGAGATATAGGGAACGCAGCTGCGGCAGAACTTTACACAGCCTTTGTTGAAGACATGCTTGTCAATCTGGACAAAGCCGGACTTGAACCAATCATAACTTATGATCCATTCCAGCCTCCTGAAAAATACAAAAACTGGCTTGGTAATCGGACTTATATTCCTCAGCAGGGCAACGATCTCGGTGAACGGATGCATAATGCTTTGCTGGCTGGATTCAGGCTAGGCTATGACTCCTGCCTCCTGACTGGAAGTGACCTACCAGATCTCAAGCCCGAATCTATCCTTCAAGCCCTAAAAGCCATACAAAAAGCCCCCGTTTGCATCGGACCTGCAAATGACGGGGGCTATTACCTGATCGGTTTTCAAAATAATTATCTGACAGATTCAGTCTTCAAAAATATGGAATGGAGCACAGAAAAAGTTCTATCGGAAACAATTTCCCGACTGGAAAAATTAAACATCATGCCATCCATTCTTCCGGAACATCAGGACATGGATACTGTGCAAGATTTGAAAAGATTAAGCAAAAAGCCCAACGCACAAAACCTATGTCCCAAAAGCCTGGCGGTTCTAAAGACGATTTTCGAAACCAGCTCAGCACAAAACAATTAA
- a CDS encoding TraR/DksA family transcriptional regulator, translating into MNSSQRTNIRKHLEEKIAELTQRIQSRDTAVENCADDNEYASRISEQKINLALHVREAELIAALEETLGRVDYWDFGICEDCGEEIAIARIKANPTTRLCVSCQSRMEEDQLGHVV; encoded by the coding sequence ATGAATTCTTCTCAGAGAACAAACATCAGGAAGCATCTTGAAGAAAAAATTGCAGAACTCACCCAACGGATACAGTCCCGTGATACTGCAGTTGAAAACTGTGCTGACGACAACGAATATGCATCCCGCATCAGCGAACAAAAAATCAATCTCGCTCTGCATGTTCGCGAAGCAGAACTGATAGCTGCTTTGGAAGAGACCCTTGGTAGAGTAGATTACTGGGATTTCGGCATCTGCGAAGATTGCGGTGAAGAAATTGCCATTGCCCGCATTAAAGCGAATCCGACCACCCGTCTCTGCGTGTCCTGCCAGTCCCGCATGGAAGAAGACCAGCTCGGGCACGTTGTATAA
- the mnmE gene encoding tRNA uridine-5-carboxymethylaminomethyl(34) synthesis GTPase MnmE, translated as MTSSGTIAAIATPPGDGGVGIIRISGEKALTIAGDIFSPAKESFAGFKPYTMHYGTIHDSDSLEIDDVLAVFMPGPNSYTGEDTVEINCHGGRAILGAVLGEVLARGARLANAGEFTLRAFLNGRMDLTQAEAVAEMIHAPSRGAAQLAKVKLSGVLGERISSLRARLEELRAQLCVAVDFPEDELECLPLERMQSEVGDAVKNIFEILSGVERTKAWREGGLAVLSGEVNAGKSSLLNALLGRNRAIVTDIPGTTRDFIEETLNLDGLQVRVVDTAGLRETSDAVELAGLDMGRDLAAQADLILLIIDGSKPFALADLDPQFADMAGKCLAVINKSDLEQADPAPADIMRESGYEVVEISAKKGQGIERLAELIREHILKGAGEPDPDELVPNSRQAATLKKAHAELEELMEDIEMQVPYDLLGVRLESACSALSEITGEITPQEVLNSIFEKFCVGK; from the coding sequence ATCACCTCCAGCGGAACCATTGCCGCTATTGCCACTCCTCCGGGAGACGGTGGAGTCGGGATTATCAGAATCAGTGGTGAAAAAGCCCTGACAATTGCCGGTGATATCTTCAGTCCGGCAAAAGAGTCCTTTGCCGGATTCAAACCCTACACCATGCATTATGGAACCATTCATGATTCTGATTCATTGGAAATCGATGACGTTCTTGCGGTTTTCATGCCCGGACCTAATTCATATACCGGGGAAGATACCGTAGAGATCAATTGCCATGGTGGGCGTGCGATACTCGGCGCGGTTCTTGGTGAAGTGCTTGCAAGGGGGGCACGGCTGGCAAATGCCGGGGAGTTTACACTGCGTGCTTTTCTAAATGGTAGGATGGACCTTACTCAGGCTGAAGCTGTTGCGGAAATGATTCACGCTCCATCACGCGGGGCGGCTCAACTGGCCAAGGTCAAACTTTCTGGTGTGCTCGGAGAACGTATCAGTAGCTTGCGGGCACGTCTTGAGGAACTGAGGGCGCAGCTTTGTGTCGCTGTTGATTTTCCTGAAGACGAGTTGGAGTGTCTGCCCCTTGAGCGGATGCAGTCCGAAGTGGGGGACGCAGTAAAAAATATTTTCGAAATCCTTTCCGGGGTAGAACGTACCAAAGCCTGGCGTGAGGGCGGTCTGGCCGTTCTTTCGGGTGAGGTTAACGCCGGAAAATCCAGTCTGCTCAATGCCCTTTTGGGGCGTAATCGGGCTATTGTTACAGACATTCCGGGAACAACCCGTGATTTTATAGAAGAAACCCTGAACCTCGACGGATTGCAGGTTCGGGTGGTTGATACAGCCGGGCTGCGTGAAACAAGCGATGCCGTGGAGCTGGCCGGTCTGGATATGGGGCGTGATCTTGCTGCTCAGGCTGATTTGATTCTGCTGATTATAGATGGTTCCAAACCGTTTGCACTTGCCGACCTTGATCCGCAATTTGCTGATATGGCCGGAAAATGTCTGGCCGTAATCAACAAGTCGGATCTTGAACAGGCTGATCCTGCTCCTGCTGATATCATGCGCGAATCCGGTTACGAGGTTGTTGAAATTTCGGCCAAAAAGGGACAAGGTATTGAGCGTTTGGCTGAGCTTATCCGCGAGCATATCCTTAAGGGTGCAGGCGAACCTGATCCTGATGAGCTGGTGCCCAACTCCCGGCAGGCAGCTACCCTTAAAAAGGCTCACGCGGAACTTGAAGAGCTCATGGAAGATATTGAGATGCAAGTTCCATATGATCTCCTTGGTGTGCGCCTTGAGTCTGCCTGCAGTGCTCTTTCGGAGATAACCGGGGAGATTACGCCGCAGGAAGTATTGAATTCAATCTTTGAAAAATTTTGCGTTGGTAAATAA
- a CDS encoding alpha-amylase family glycosyl hydrolase translates to MNKKHFGARLQEDGKCSFRIFAPLAQDVKIKVQRQQEFIEEMIPAKYGFYETTLEKISSGDQYSFVLDNGLNMPDPASQWQPIGQSNCSTIVNHHLFDWKGDIFSGMPMSEMIIYEAHVALFSPEKDFKGIISRLRHLKELGINTLQLMPVAQFSGFQGWGYDTVYPYAVHSPYGTPEELKELVRQCHLNEIAVILDVSFGSIIPVDSLAPSYPPFFSSKHNAPKGRALNFDEKYSYGVREFYIQCALSWLRDYRVDGLRIKDTDHIFDQTPVHFLEELSARIKDFAKANNRTCVLINGDKRNSLRPVLSPEEGGYGLDALYNEDFYCALQSRVTGSCDGPLKDYSDPARMVSAMQYGFAYRGEISDHYLRLQGRNKSELSGCKFIVYSQGHEESDAHDSKCRIIEKSGFEAAKLSAGATLLSPYIPIIFMGDEYGETAPFNFFTDEDCDASVSKCRLNWQNIKSDQGQAMLRLYRKLLKVRKEHPTIHEPCRSRCQVQEIAPGVILIFRNPTSGDRKYAAVVFNFGKEKTECKVAEYLPDGVWTTELYSAEKTFAGTASPLPGILPQNEAIQLAGQSFALFLYSELNVRTKNIAIE, encoded by the coding sequence ATGAATAAAAAGCATTTCGGAGCACGGCTTCAGGAAGACGGAAAATGTTCTTTTAGAATTTTCGCCCCCCTTGCCCAAGACGTTAAAATAAAAGTACAAAGACAGCAGGAATTCATAGAAGAAATGATCCCTGCCAAGTACGGTTTTTACGAAACAACCCTCGAAAAAATTTCCTCCGGGGACCAATATTCTTTCGTACTGGACAACGGACTGAACATGCCTGACCCGGCTTCCCAGTGGCAGCCTATAGGCCAAAGCAACTGTTCCACAATTGTAAACCATCATTTATTTGACTGGAAAGGTGATATCTTTTCCGGGATGCCCATGAGCGAAATGATCATTTACGAAGCACATGTTGCACTCTTCAGCCCTGAAAAGGATTTCAAAGGTATCATATCCAGACTGCGACACCTGAAAGAGTTAGGTATCAACACCCTGCAACTTATGCCTGTAGCCCAATTTTCAGGGTTCCAGGGCTGGGGATATGACACTGTTTATCCCTATGCTGTGCATAGCCCTTATGGCACCCCGGAAGAACTTAAAGAATTGGTAAGGCAGTGCCATCTTAACGAAATAGCCGTCATACTCGATGTTTCATTCGGCAGCATTATTCCTGTGGACAGCCTTGCGCCGTCATATCCACCATTTTTCAGTAGCAAGCATAATGCACCTAAAGGCCGGGCGCTTAATTTTGATGAAAAATACAGTTATGGAGTCCGTGAATTCTACATACAGTGCGCACTGTCATGGCTTAGGGATTACCGAGTGGACGGCCTGCGCATCAAAGACACTGACCATATTTTCGACCAGACCCCGGTTCATTTTCTGGAAGAACTATCCGCACGGATTAAAGATTTCGCGAAGGCAAACAACAGGACCTGCGTGTTGATCAATGGAGATAAGCGTAATAGCCTACGCCCTGTCCTGTCACCGGAGGAAGGTGGGTATGGACTGGATGCACTGTATAATGAAGACTTCTACTGTGCGCTGCAAAGCAGGGTTACCGGAAGCTGCGACGGCCCTCTCAAGGATTATTCAGATCCGGCACGCATGGTTTCGGCAATGCAGTATGGATTCGCATACCGGGGTGAAATTTCAGACCATTATCTCAGGCTGCAAGGGCGCAACAAATCTGAGCTGAGCGGCTGCAAGTTCATTGTCTACTCCCAAGGACATGAAGAAAGCGACGCACATGATTCAAAATGCAGGATCATTGAAAAGTCCGGATTCGAAGCAGCAAAACTCAGTGCCGGCGCCACCCTTCTTTCTCCTTACATTCCTATAATTTTCATGGGTGATGAATATGGGGAAACAGCCCCCTTCAATTTTTTTACCGATGAAGATTGCGATGCCTCAGTCAGCAAATGCCGTTTGAATTGGCAGAACATTAAAAGCGATCAGGGGCAGGCCATGCTCCGTCTGTACCGCAAACTCCTTAAGGTAAGAAAAGAACACCCGACCATTCATGAGCCATGCCGCAGCAGATGTCAGGTACAGGAAATTGCTCCCGGTGTGATACTTATCTTTAGAAATCCGACCTCTGGGGACCGTAAATATGCTGCGGTAGTATTCAATTTCGGTAAGGAAAAAACGGAATGCAAGGTCGCAGAATATCTACCGGATGGAGTATGGACCACCGAGTTATACAGTGCTGAAAAAACATTTGCCGGGACAGCGTCCCCCTTGCCGGGAATTCTGCCACAAAATGAAGCAATACAACTAGCAGGTCAGTCCTTTGCCCTTTTCCTTTACTCCGAACTGAATGTTCGGACTAAAAATATTGCAATCGAGTAA
- the malQ gene encoding 4-alpha-glucanotransferase, with product MKRSSGILLHFTSLPSRFGVGDLGPAAYDFADFLAEAGQRFWQVLPITPTAPQLCNSPYSGFSAFAANPLLISPELMVEYGLLEYEEIQSHTLPDSDKADFDTAAQVKEKILRKAFSKIANTLLEDPVFNQFIWDNMHWVNDFALFTALKKHFKDECWTEWPDDIRNRTEDGLRHWGQKLYREILYVKFCQWIFFRQWGQLKDHLDEIGVELIGDVPIYVTHDSSDVWANRAIFKLDEQGESYCVAGVPPDYFSKNGQLWGNPVYNWEVLQNEGFGWWISRMKHNLGLYHWVRLDHFRGFSAYWEVPAEAETAMEGYWVPAPGHQLFEKLTSEVGCLRVIAEDLGHITPDVIWLKDRFQLPGMNILQFSFGDDIGYCGDALHNHKRNSVVYTGTHDNNTNRGWFLDDADEVSRKHLLSYLGYDWIDDSKISWELIRLLMSSVGCLCVIQAQDLLSLDGRARMNVPGEADGNWGWKLTPGQLTPIIRERLGEMTELFGRTSKID from the coding sequence ATGAAACGTTCCAGCGGCATTTTATTACATTTCACGTCCCTTCCCTCACGATTCGGCGTGGGAGACTTAGGCCCGGCAGCCTATGATTTCGCGGACTTTCTAGCCGAGGCAGGACAAAGATTCTGGCAGGTTCTGCCAATTACTCCCACTGCTCCGCAACTTTGTAATTCTCCTTACTCCGGCTTCTCGGCCTTTGCGGCCAACCCGCTTCTGATCAGCCCTGAACTGATGGTTGAATACGGGCTGCTGGAATACGAAGAAATTCAGAGCCATACTTTGCCTGATTCAGATAAAGCCGATTTCGATACAGCCGCTCAGGTCAAGGAAAAAATTCTGCGCAAGGCGTTCTCGAAGATCGCAAACACCCTGCTTGAAGATCCGGTTTTCAATCAATTCATTTGGGATAACATGCACTGGGTTAACGACTTTGCCCTTTTTACCGCCCTAAAAAAACATTTCAAAGATGAATGCTGGACAGAGTGGCCCGACGACATCCGCAACCGCACAGAAGACGGCCTTCGTCACTGGGGCCAAAAACTCTACCGGGAAATACTCTACGTAAAATTCTGCCAATGGATTTTCTTTCGGCAATGGGGACAACTCAAGGATCATCTGGATGAAATCGGGGTGGAGCTTATCGGTGATGTACCCATCTACGTAACTCACGACAGCTCTGACGTATGGGCCAACCGGGCTATATTCAAATTGGACGAACAAGGCGAATCATACTGCGTGGCCGGGGTGCCCCCGGACTACTTCAGCAAAAACGGGCAGCTTTGGGGAAATCCGGTTTACAACTGGGAAGTGCTCCAGAATGAGGGGTTCGGCTGGTGGATCAGCCGGATGAAACATAATCTGGGTCTGTATCACTGGGTTCGGCTGGATCACTTCCGGGGCTTCTCCGCTTACTGGGAAGTACCGGCTGAAGCTGAAACAGCTATGGAAGGGTACTGGGTTCCGGCTCCGGGACACCAGTTGTTCGAAAAACTGACTTCCGAAGTAGGCTGCCTGCGGGTAATAGCTGAAGATCTCGGACACATCACCCCGGATGTAATCTGGCTGAAAGACCGTTTTCAACTGCCGGGCATGAACATCCTGCAATTCTCATTCGGCGACGATATCGGTTATTGCGGTGATGCCCTGCACAACCACAAACGTAATTCCGTAGTGTACACCGGAACCCACGACAACAACACCAACAGGGGTTGGTTCCTTGATGATGCGGATGAAGTAAGCCGTAAACATTTGCTTTCCTATCTCGGATACGACTGGATTGATGACTCCAAAATTTCATGGGAGCTGATCCGGCTGCTCATGTCCAGTGTGGGGTGTTTATGCGTCATTCAAGCGCAGGACCTGCTCAGCCTTGATGGACGCGCACGCATGAACGTCCCCGGTGAAGCTGATGGAAACTGGGGTTGGAAACTCACTCCCGGCCAGTTGACACCTATTATCCGCGAGCGTCTGGGAGAAATGACCGAACTCTTTGGAAGGACCAGCAAAATAGACTGA
- a CDS encoding GDSL-type esterase/lipase family protein, whose protein sequence is MQLLFIGDSLTSGVNDAERLSWCGRICKQLDPHGNKLTGYNLGVRASSTDHIESRWESEAASRINSDIPALLIFCMGAPDAVKNIPLAQSKTSTENILRTAKKNYATLFITPPPMIDTAKDEHTKKLAAEFSKICTNLDIPYLDINSPLRKNPAYIKALKESDGVHPNSEGYGIMAGMISKFISPYILPHLS, encoded by the coding sequence ATGCAACTGCTATTCATCGGAGACTCGCTTACTTCAGGAGTGAACGATGCGGAAAGATTGAGCTGGTGCGGAAGAATATGTAAACAACTTGACCCGCATGGGAATAAACTGACCGGATACAATCTAGGAGTGCGGGCCTCCTCAACCGACCACATTGAATCGCGCTGGGAGTCTGAAGCTGCAAGCCGTATCAATTCCGACATACCCGCCTTGCTGATATTCTGTATGGGAGCACCGGACGCGGTTAAGAACATACCGCTTGCCCAGAGTAAAACCAGCACTGAAAACATCCTGCGGACTGCAAAGAAAAATTATGCAACATTATTCATCACCCCGCCGCCCATGATTGATACGGCAAAGGACGAGCATACCAAGAAACTTGCCGCAGAATTCAGCAAAATATGCACAAATCTTGACATTCCTTATCTGGACATTAATTCACCACTGCGGAAGAACCCCGCTTACATCAAGGCCCTCAAGGAAAGCGACGGAGTTCATCCGAATTCAGAAGGTTACGGCATCATGGCCGGGATGATCAGCAAATTCATTTCCCCTTACATCCTGCCCCACCTCAGCTAA
- a CDS encoding ATP-binding cassette domain-containing protein, protein MKQEIVIDFKNVCFGYGRHRVLDDISFEIHAGDYLAVIGPNGGGKTTLLKLLLGLIKPQQGSIEILGRGPGKHGGRIGYMPQYTTVSESFPITVRDAVLMGKVAPGFKGVFGFGFGNGSTAEVKKALERVGMLEHIDRRVSDLSGGQKQRVFIARAIVDEPQMLLLDEPAASVDQAGKSGLYCLLKELNEEMTIVMVSHDISVLGQGVKSVACVNRKVHMHDQPKLTRELLSEAYGDTIKGTCPIELITHGELPHRVLEFHPGSDDNEGDWNA, encoded by the coding sequence ATGAAGCAAGAAATAGTAATAGATTTTAAGAACGTATGTTTCGGATATGGTCGGCATAGAGTGCTGGATGACATCAGTTTCGAAATTCATGCCGGAGATTATCTGGCGGTTATCGGGCCCAACGGGGGCGGCAAGACCACCTTGCTCAAGCTGTTGCTTGGCTTAATTAAACCACAGCAGGGCAGTATTGAGATTCTGGGCAGGGGACCGGGTAAACACGGCGGGCGTATCGGCTACATGCCGCAATACACGACTGTTTCCGAAAGTTTTCCCATTACTGTGCGGGACGCGGTACTTATGGGCAAGGTTGCGCCCGGATTCAAGGGCGTATTCGGATTTGGCTTCGGCAACGGCTCAACCGCTGAGGTAAAAAAAGCTCTTGAACGGGTGGGTATGCTTGAGCATATCGATCGCCGGGTTTCTGATCTTTCCGGGGGGCAGAAGCAAAGGGTTTTCATCGCCCGCGCTATAGTAGACGAGCCGCAGATGCTGTTGCTTGACGAGCCTGCAGCAAGTGTTGATCAGGCCGGGAAGAGCGGACTCTATTGCCTGCTCAAAGAGCTTAACGAGGAAATGACCATTGTGATGGTCAGCCATGATATTTCCGTGCTTGGGCAGGGGGTGAAATCCGTGGCCTGCGTCAATCGTAAAGTCCACATGCATGACCAACCGAAGCTTACCCGCGAACTGCTCAGCGAAGCATATGGTGATACAATCAAGGGAACCTGTCCCATTGAGCTGATTACTCATGGGGA
- a CDS encoding low specificity L-threonine aldolase, with protein MRSFASDNYSGVHPEIMQAIMEANENHMSSYGADPVSAEAVKLFKNIFGEQAKIFFLTTGTATNTLILRHLCKSWNSVICSHDAHINVDECGSPESMGIKLMPAETENGKISVESIKPLIPSEPDVHRAQPAVISITQNTELGTLYSISEIKSICDFAHSKGLYVHMDGARIANAAAALGVSFKEMTVDCGVDVLSFGGTKNGCMCAEAAVFINPEAGENFEYLRKQNMQLISKMRYVGAQFKALLTDELWKRNAGHSNAMASRLAEKAGAIEGVKITRPVEANGVFAIIPEHAVEKLQERFPFYIWDEQTGEVRWMTSWSTTDEDIDNFCTALNELI; from the coding sequence ATGCGATCATTCGCCAGCGACAACTACTCCGGGGTCCATCCCGAAATCATGCAAGCCATAATGGAAGCCAATGAAAATCATATGTCCTCCTACGGCGCCGACCCTGTCTCCGCAGAAGCTGTAAAACTTTTCAAAAACATTTTCGGAGAACAGGCGAAAATTTTCTTCCTGACCACCGGAACAGCTACCAACACCCTGATCCTGCGACATCTGTGCAAAAGCTGGAACAGCGTTATCTGCTCTCATGACGCGCACATCAATGTCGATGAATGCGGATCACCCGAAAGTATGGGCATCAAACTCATGCCGGCCGAAACCGAGAACGGAAAAATCAGCGTGGAAAGCATCAAACCACTGATCCCTTCCGAACCGGATGTGCACCGTGCCCAACCTGCGGTAATATCCATAACCCAGAATACAGAACTGGGTACCCTCTACTCAATCAGTGAAATCAAATCCATATGTGACTTTGCCCACAGCAAAGGTCTGTACGTTCACATGGACGGGGCGAGAATCGCAAATGCTGCTGCAGCACTGGGGGTCTCATTTAAAGAAATGACCGTTGACTGCGGAGTGGATGTACTTTCCTTCGGCGGGACCAAAAACGGTTGTATGTGTGCTGAAGCTGCAGTCTTCATCAACCCTGAAGCCGGCGAGAACTTTGAATACCTCCGTAAACAGAACATGCAGCTCATCTCAAAGATGCGCTATGTAGGCGCACAGTTCAAAGCCCTGCTCACAGATGAACTCTGGAAAAGAAACGCCGGGCATTCCAACGCAATGGCCAGCAGGCTTGCTGAAAAGGCCGGGGCAATTGAGGGAGTAAAAATTACCCGTCCGGTGGAGGCCAATGGCGTTTTCGCAATCATCCCCGAGCATGCAGTTGAAAAATTACAAGAGAGATTCCCCTTCTACATCTGGGATGAGCAGACCGGGGAAGTACGCTGGATGACCTCATGGTCCACAACAGATGAGGATATTGATAATTTCTGCACGGCTTTGAATGAATTGATTTAG
- a CDS encoding GNAT family N-acyltransferase has translation MVRETCSDLFSLKSPFEDPFRGALFSIMEKPLSHLLCLPRLNSLYSCVHEEERWRDEGQTDFVGKALNLLGVEVELDSRELKRIPKSGPSVVVANHPFGVVEGLILMQMLKTVRPDVKIMANFMLGLIPEMKEHLIGVDPFGRKDSHLGNISGLKEAVKWVKSGGMLAVFPAGEVASLNLKGAKVEDPVWSPTVGGIIKRTGASATPVFFHGRNSILFQAAGMIHPRLRTALLPRENLKKKSGPVVYAVGNTVSGERLSGFESRQELIEYLRFRTYSLRSRFKRKKVALPGFKKKEKPISDRTAQRRIITELTMLGPESILVENSEFAVHEVHAADCPFVLHEIGRLREKTFRQVGEGTGQAVDVDRFDNTFIHLVLWHKETREIAGAYRISRADEQIKRFGLNGIYSHSFFNFDSEFFAKVSPALELGRSFIRPSFQKNFYSLMMLWKGIAAYLVRNPEYRYLFGCVSISNDYKEISRELIAASLMKYNGRADLAEFISPSRPLKFKKLKRWGKYMPGISGCDASDLEHVVQDIEGGAGIPVLLRHYLKIGGKLAGFNVDPEFGNALDGLIVVDLLEASERSLFKFMGKEQGREYLDYHRSKASESSTENEKVA, from the coding sequence ATGGTTCGCGAAACATGTTCTGATCTGTTCAGTTTAAAATCACCGTTTGAGGATCCTTTCAGAGGGGCTTTGTTTTCAATTATGGAAAAGCCGTTGTCACATCTTTTGTGCCTGCCCCGGCTTAATTCTTTGTACAGCTGTGTGCATGAAGAGGAACGCTGGAGAGATGAAGGGCAGACGGATTTTGTGGGTAAGGCTTTAAATCTGCTGGGAGTTGAGGTTGAGCTGGATAGCCGGGAATTAAAACGTATACCCAAAAGCGGACCGTCTGTCGTGGTCGCAAACCATCCTTTCGGTGTGGTTGAAGGGTTGATTTTGATGCAGATGCTGAAGACTGTACGGCCTGATGTCAAAATCATGGCTAACTTTATGCTCGGCCTTATTCCGGAAATGAAAGAACATTTGATAGGTGTGGACCCTTTTGGGCGTAAGGATTCCCATCTGGGAAATATCTCCGGCCTTAAGGAAGCGGTAAAATGGGTCAAATCAGGAGGCATGCTGGCTGTATTTCCTGCGGGAGAAGTTGCCAGTCTGAATCTCAAAGGGGCCAAAGTGGAGGATCCGGTCTGGAGTCCCACCGTGGGTGGGATTATTAAACGTACTGGAGCCAGTGCTACCCCGGTATTTTTCCATGGCCGCAACAGCATCCTTTTTCAAGCTGCGGGCATGATACATCCGCGATTGCGCACGGCTCTTCTACCTCGCGAGAATTTGAAGAAAAAGTCCGGTCCGGTTGTATATGCAGTGGGCAACACCGTCAGCGGTGAGCGGCTGTCAGGTTTTGAAAGCAGGCAGGAACTTATTGAATATCTGCGTTTCCGTACCTATAGCCTGCGCTCCCGGTTTAAGAGGAAAAAGGTAGCTCTGCCGGGTTTCAAGAAAAAGGAAAAGCCAATCAGTGACCGGACTGCCCAGCGACGGATAATTACAGAACTGACCATGCTCGGTCCTGAATCAATTCTGGTGGAAAATAGTGAGTTTGCTGTGCATGAAGTCCATGCCGCAGACTGTCCTTTCGTTCTGCATGAGATAGGCCGGTTGCGTGAAAAAACTTTTCGGCAGGTAGGTGAAGGGACCGGACAGGCTGTGGATGTGGATCGTTTTGACAACACCTTCATCCATCTTGTTCTCTGGCACAAGGAAACGCGCGAAATTGCCGGAGCTTATCGTATTTCCCGTGCGGATGAGCAGATTAAGCGTTTCGGTCTCAATGGAATCTACAGCCATTCTTTTTTTAATTTTGATTCTGAGTTTTTTGCTAAGGTCTCACCGGCCCTTGAGTTGGGGAGGTCTTTTATCCGTCCTAGTTTTCAGAAGAATTTTTATTCCCTAATGATGCTTTGGAAAGGAATAGCCGCTTATCTTGTGCGTAACCCGGAGTACCGCTATCTTTTCGGGTGCGTAAGTATTTCCAATGATTACAAAGAAATCTCCCGAGAATTAATTGCTGCTTCCCTGATGAAATATAATGGCCGTGCTGATCTGGCGGAATTTATTTCACCCTCCCGTCCCTTGAAATTCAAGAAGCTGAAGCGCTGGGGGAAATATATGCCCGGCATTTCCGGCTGTGATGCTTCTGATCTTGAGCATGTGGTTCAGGATATTGAGGGAGGGGCCGGTATTCCGGTATTACTGCGTCATTATCTTAAAATAGGCGGTAAGCTGGCCGGATTCAACGTTGATCCCGAGTTTGGCAATGCCCTCGACGGGTTGATTGTAGTTGATTTGCTGGAAGCATCCGAGCGTAGTCTGTTCAAGTTCATGGGTAAAGAACAGGGTAGGGAATATCTGGATTATCACCGCAGCAAGGCTAGTGAGAGCAGCACTGAAAACGAGAAAGTAGCCTAG
- a CDS encoding TIGR04283 family arsenosugar biosynthesis glycosyltransferase, whose amino-acid sequence MLSSSKISVIIPVYDEAETIHSCIANVRECCGENFEIIIVDGSADRSTLSAVEDDKVVLLASPPGRAVQMNRGAQKAGGDILLFLHADTTLPRGAGSLVRKALSAPCATAGAFKLSFDTSSRSMKFIAFLADLRCRIERVPYGDQAVFIFKSTFHELGAFPEIPIMEDVEFFQRIKNRRFEIVILKEAITTSARRYLATGPLRCALRNTFLRFLHLCGIKPATLKNMYRRQEKRS is encoded by the coding sequence ATGTTATCAAGCTCGAAAATATCTGTCATCATTCCGGTGTATGATGAAGCGGAGACTATTCACTCCTGCATCGCGAATGTGAGGGAATGTTGCGGGGAAAACTTTGAAATAATCATCGTTGACGGATCCGCCGACAGGTCTACCCTGTCCGCTGTTGAAGATGACAAGGTGGTGCTTCTGGCATCACCTCCGGGACGTGCAGTCCAAATGAACCGCGGAGCGCAGAAGGCCGGTGGGGATATCCTGCTCTTTCTGCATGCCGACACCACCCTGCCCCGTGGTGCAGGTAGCCTTGTCCGTAAAGCACTCAGCGCTCCTTGCGCCACTGCCGGAGCCTTCAAACTCAGCTTCGACACTTCTTCGCGCTCCATGAAATTTATAGCATTCCTTGCCGACCTGCGGTGCCGTATTGAACGAGTTCCTTACGGGGATCAAGCGGTCTTTATTTTTAAATCCACTTTCCATGAACTCGGCGCTTTCCCGGAAATACCAATCATGGAAGATGTCGAATTTTTCCAGCGCATCAAAAACAGACGCTTCGAAATTGTTATACTCAAAGAAGCAATAACCACATCCGCCCGTCGCTACCTTGCCACTGGACCGTTGCGCTGTGCATTGCGCAATACATTTTTACGTTTCCTGCACTTGTGTGGAATCAAACCGGCTACGCTGAAAAATATGTACCGTAGACAGGAAAAACGATCATGA